The following are encoded together in the Capsulimonas corticalis genome:
- a CDS encoding TetR/AcrR family transcriptional regulator has translation MTTQITTEIGPKGEQAPLTPKGEQTRKHILETALALFHEKGYHAATMRDIAAAAGCSLGLTYRYFSRKEEMVVALYARCAQELEEQVASLSPSATIAERYAAALEGDMARLAPFREALGTLFGVALIPDSELAVLGDNLQELRAQVWGVFRKVIMEASDAPKPKQADELATAFYAGYLAFLLFWLQDRTPGQRTTHELLAFGRDLLAKLRPALRLPLAGKQLARLVKIIGPMFGPMGKV, from the coding sequence ATGACGACTCAAATCACAACGGAGATAGGCCCGAAGGGGGAGCAGGCCCCGCTGACGCCTAAGGGCGAGCAGACGCGTAAGCATATTCTGGAGACGGCTCTGGCGCTGTTCCATGAAAAGGGCTACCATGCGGCTACCATGCGCGATATCGCGGCGGCGGCGGGATGTTCGCTGGGGCTGACCTATCGCTACTTTTCGCGCAAGGAAGAAATGGTGGTGGCGCTGTACGCGCGCTGCGCGCAGGAGCTGGAGGAGCAGGTGGCCTCGCTGTCGCCCTCGGCGACCATCGCGGAGCGGTACGCGGCCGCTCTGGAGGGCGATATGGCGCGCCTGGCGCCGTTCCGGGAAGCGCTGGGGACGCTGTTCGGCGTCGCATTGATTCCGGACTCGGAGCTGGCGGTGCTCGGCGACAACCTTCAGGAGCTGCGCGCGCAGGTGTGGGGTGTTTTTCGGAAGGTCATCATGGAAGCCAGCGACGCGCCGAAGCCCAAACAGGCCGACGAACTGGCGACGGCGTTCTACGCCGGTTATCTCGCGTTTCTCCTGTTCTGGCTTCAGGACCGCACGCCGGGCCAGCGCACTACCCATGAACTGCTCGCCTTCGGCCGCGACTTGCTCGCCAAGCTGCGGCCTGCGCTGCGCCTTCCGCTGGCCGGAAAGCAGCTTGCGCGGCTGGTCAAGATCATCGGCCCGATGTTCGGTCCGATGGGTAAAGTCTGA
- a CDS encoding Gfo/Idh/MocA family protein: MELLRVGVVGCGVISGTHGDALRRLEEEGLARLVGATDAAPGRAEEFVGKYGGKVFGSFEEMIASPDIDSVTLCTPSGLHGPMAAQAARAGKHILSEKPLDVWIDAVDEAIAAAKAAGVTYGGVFQERFSPAARKVKRAVESGAFGEIVLACAETKWYRSQEYYDSGDWRGTWALDAGVFSNQGIHSLDKVQWLAGPVEEVISATLTPGFHRTIEAETLGVATVRFQNGALGTITMTTLAYDGFPERIDVSGTKGSAMLVGDHLAHFTTRDPYEDDFGDLSGGEAPQSNTSKDPAALVGDGHYGNIRDFVLAVREGRSPQVSAEGARHAVNLLNMIYKKARVGPYA; encoded by the coding sequence ATGGAACTTTTGCGCGTGGGCGTCGTGGGCTGCGGCGTGATCTCAGGGACACATGGGGATGCGCTGCGGCGTCTAGAAGAAGAAGGGCTTGCGCGGCTTGTGGGGGCGACGGATGCTGCTCCCGGCCGGGCGGAGGAGTTTGTCGGCAAGTACGGCGGCAAAGTCTTTGGATCGTTTGAAGAGATGATCGCCAGTCCGGACATCGATTCGGTGACGCTCTGCACGCCGAGCGGTCTGCATGGGCCGATGGCGGCGCAGGCTGCGCGCGCGGGCAAGCATATTCTGTCCGAAAAGCCGCTGGACGTGTGGATCGATGCGGTGGACGAAGCAATCGCGGCGGCGAAGGCGGCGGGCGTGACTTATGGGGGCGTCTTCCAGGAGCGGTTCTCTCCGGCAGCGCGTAAGGTGAAGCGGGCCGTGGAATCCGGCGCATTCGGGGAGATCGTGCTCGCCTGCGCCGAAACCAAGTGGTATCGCAGCCAGGAGTACTACGACAGCGGCGATTGGCGCGGGACGTGGGCGCTGGACGCGGGTGTCTTTTCCAATCAAGGCATTCACAGCCTCGACAAAGTCCAATGGCTGGCCGGACCGGTGGAGGAAGTGATCTCGGCGACGTTGACGCCCGGCTTCCATCGAACGATCGAGGCTGAGACTTTGGGCGTCGCGACCGTGCGCTTCCAGAACGGCGCGCTGGGGACGATCACCATGACGACCCTGGCCTACGACGGCTTCCCGGAGCGCATCGACGTGAGCGGAACCAAGGGCAGCGCGATGCTGGTGGGCGATCATTTGGCGCACTTCACGACCAGGGATCCGTACGAGGACGACTTTGGCGACCTGAGCGGCGGCGAAGCGCCGCAGTCGAACACATCCAAGGATCCGGCGGCGCTGGTGGGCGACGGCCACTACGGCAATATTCGCGACTTCGTGCTGGCCGTGCGGGAGGGACGCTCTCCGCAGGTCTCAGCCGAAGGCGCGCGCCATGCGGTCAATCTGCTCAATATGATCTATAAAAAGGCCAGAGTCGGACCTTACGCGTAA
- a CDS encoding alpha-L-fucosidase translates to MSLSRRKFLKTSAFAAAGLALWDPGRNPVYAKNSSNRDLDKFQPTWESLEQYQCPDWFRDAKFGIWAHWGPQCQPGQGDWYARGMYEEGSHDYKYQCETYGHPSKAGFKEVIHDWKAESWDPEHLMSLYKAAGAKYFMCLANHHDNFDNYASSYQPWNSVALGPKKDLVGGWEKAARAAGLRFSVSVHAAHAWTFYETSQGADKAGPLAGVPYDGHLTKSDGKGLWWDGYDPQDLYAQAHAPMGLEWDWKNDGHGDLPSAAYIEKFYKRTIELIDKYHPDQVYFDDTVLPFYPISDVGLRIAAHFYNTNMQRRGGKLEAVVNGKILNAQQQKCLVMDLERGVSNRIEPEPFQTDTCIGNWHYDIGLYNNHGYKTPDQVAHMLVDIVSKNGNLMLNIPLPGSGTPDPDELAFLADFSRWIKVSGEGIYGTRPWDIFGEGPASAGPAVHAQGFNESNRRYTSRDFRFMQKRGVLYAHAMAWPTDGKLVVRSLASASGKIRDVRLLGHSGKITWAQTGDGLAVTLPDRKPCDYVYTLQIRGDGLKPVPYTDTTPLVSPAADGSITLTPSSAALSGNMQAQEGATPNIGYWDNATDSASWRVHFDTPGAYDITTKTSSLEGAHFLVVSGIGSVVSMAAPITGDWDKYAEVTGGPLNIEKAGDYTVIVRPADPASWKAINLAALALKKR, encoded by the coding sequence ATGTCACTCTCGCGCCGCAAATTCCTCAAGACCAGCGCCTTCGCCGCCGCCGGCCTCGCGCTCTGGGATCCAGGCCGGAACCCGGTCTACGCCAAGAACTCCTCGAATCGTGATTTGGACAAGTTCCAGCCCACCTGGGAATCGCTGGAGCAATACCAGTGCCCCGACTGGTTCCGGGACGCCAAGTTCGGTATCTGGGCGCACTGGGGGCCGCAGTGCCAGCCAGGACAGGGCGATTGGTACGCGCGCGGGATGTATGAAGAAGGCAGCCACGATTACAAATACCAATGCGAAACCTATGGGCATCCTTCCAAGGCCGGCTTTAAAGAGGTCATCCACGATTGGAAAGCCGAATCCTGGGATCCGGAGCATCTGATGTCGCTCTACAAAGCGGCCGGCGCCAAATACTTCATGTGCCTCGCGAACCACCACGATAACTTTGACAATTACGCGTCGAGCTATCAGCCCTGGAACAGCGTGGCGCTCGGCCCGAAGAAGGATCTGGTCGGTGGCTGGGAAAAAGCCGCGCGGGCGGCGGGACTGCGCTTCAGTGTGAGCGTCCACGCGGCGCACGCCTGGACCTTTTATGAAACCTCGCAGGGCGCGGACAAAGCCGGTCCGCTGGCCGGCGTTCCCTATGACGGCCATCTGACAAAATCGGACGGCAAGGGCCTGTGGTGGGATGGCTACGATCCACAGGACCTGTACGCGCAGGCGCACGCTCCGATGGGGCTGGAGTGGGATTGGAAAAATGACGGACATGGCGACCTGCCCAGCGCCGCGTATATCGAAAAATTCTACAAGCGCACCATCGAACTGATTGACAAATATCACCCCGACCAGGTGTATTTCGACGACACCGTGCTTCCGTTCTATCCCATCAGCGATGTTGGCCTGAGGATCGCCGCGCATTTCTACAATACCAATATGCAGCGGCGCGGCGGTAAGCTGGAAGCCGTCGTGAACGGCAAGATTCTCAATGCCCAGCAGCAAAAGTGTCTTGTGATGGACTTGGAGCGCGGCGTCAGCAATCGCATCGAGCCGGAGCCGTTCCAGACGGACACCTGCATCGGCAACTGGCACTACGACATCGGCCTCTACAACAACCACGGTTATAAGACGCCCGATCAGGTCGCGCACATGCTGGTGGACATCGTCAGCAAAAACGGCAACCTGATGCTCAATATTCCGCTTCCGGGCAGCGGGACGCCGGATCCGGACGAACTGGCGTTTCTGGCGGACTTCAGCCGCTGGATCAAGGTCAGCGGCGAAGGGATTTATGGGACTCGCCCCTGGGATATCTTTGGCGAAGGACCGGCCAGCGCCGGTCCGGCGGTTCACGCGCAGGGGTTTAACGAGAGCAATCGCCGGTATACATCGCGCGACTTCCGGTTTATGCAGAAGCGCGGCGTGCTGTACGCCCACGCCATGGCCTGGCCCACGGACGGCAAACTCGTCGTCCGATCTCTCGCATCTGCCTCCGGCAAGATCCGCGATGTGCGGCTGCTCGGGCATTCCGGCAAAATCACATGGGCGCAAACCGGCGATGGCCTCGCGGTGACGCTCCCCGACCGGAAGCCGTGCGACTATGTGTACACGCTCCAGATCCGGGGCGACGGCCTGAAGCCCGTCCCCTACACGGACACCACGCCGTTGGTAAGCCCTGCCGCCGACGGCTCCATCACTCTCACCCCGAGCAGCGCCGCGCTGAGCGGCAATATGCAGGCGCAGGAAGGCGCCACCCCCAACATCGGCTACTGGGACAACGCCACCGACTCCGCCTCCTGGCGCGTGCATTTCGACACGCCCGGCGCATATGACATCACCACAAAGACCTCCTCCCTCGAAGGCGCGCACTTTCTCGTCGTCTCCGGAATCGGAAGCGTCGTTTCCATGGCCGCTCCCATCACGGGAGATTGGGACAAGTACGCCGAGGTGACCGGCGGGCCGCTGAACATCGAGAAGGCGGGAGATTATACGGTGATCGTGCGCCCTGCGGACCCGGCGTCTTGGAAGGCGATCAATCTCGCGGCGCTGGCGCTCAAAAAGCGATAA
- a CDS encoding DUF294 nucleotidyltransferase-like domain-containing protein, translating into MIERYSDLTPEALAPMGFEDPAHACYVLQEFAGHNVPDALFEAFLRVVVRALEACADPDRALGNLARWADVSGSRYSAYAMIASDPEAARILTTVFAASQFFANLIISNPEYVEVLTNPRMRDRERDLDALWEDLTRRTAVARTPNAKRDALRRFKPLEVLRIGARDILGYADMARTARAISDFADACVRMAVEICAEEAGIPDPPFAVIAMGKLGGRELNYSSDIDLIFVHEERPGFQPMKFAEAVRDTMARVTDAGFVFRVDLRLRPEGRFGALSRSVESCRAYYESWAEPWERQALLKARGVAGDVTVGGAFVGMALDFVYPSRVEESFVASIRSNKRRIEEKAERSGDADVNVKEGFGGIRDVEFAVQLMQLVAGGKNEQLRTGNSLEALDRLAHAGFITRDEHDMLAESYAFLRTAEHRLQIMDELPIRNIPRDPHELDKFGRRLGYIDGTEFHEDYRRHTQRVHALFTRLFYGVEETSKPKDEIAAWVLAPDDPAATAHLREELTRLGFANFDAAMRILRQSIEGSEYGGMAPDSTDSFAAISGRLLRAAGETSDPDSALLGLDNLAREVPSRSALFQTLAESDTLLPRLCRLAAEGPAVWQLLLQHLEFLDLLADEEVMDSPSPPPAKLPATPKALATSVLRARLLCGARDIWEIHDVGGTMAELTTIAERALESALAMARAELGFEGRFAVIGMGKLGGRELGYASDLDVLYLADSDVLVPAAKVAERLQQILRDDIARYGIRFELDARLRPDGRKGQLVLDLATYRRYYADSAATWERQALLKSRPAAGDASLGAEFAALAAGFVYGSPLGDTQIEEIRAMKRRIEKERTQSANNLKLSPGGMTDIEWIAQLLQLRFGPKKPRLRKTSTLDALLALRDDAKIQQADWEVLDAAYKELTQLRNRLYLRRGVGSDTFEPMPAATQMRMQQVRALGLRLFYGENI; encoded by the coding sequence ATGATCGAACGATATTCCGACTTGACCCCCGAGGCGCTGGCCCCGATGGGATTTGAAGATCCGGCGCATGCGTGTTATGTGCTTCAGGAGTTCGCGGGACACAACGTGCCGGATGCGCTCTTTGAGGCGTTTCTGCGCGTGGTCGTTCGCGCGCTGGAGGCGTGCGCGGATCCGGACCGCGCGCTCGGCAATCTGGCGCGCTGGGCGGATGTGAGCGGCAGCCGCTATTCGGCGTATGCGATGATCGCGAGCGATCCCGAGGCGGCTCGGATCCTGACGACGGTGTTCGCCGCCTCGCAGTTCTTCGCCAATTTGATTATCAGCAATCCTGAGTATGTGGAGGTTCTGACCAACCCGCGCATGCGCGACCGTGAGAGGGACCTGGATGCGCTGTGGGAGGACCTGACGCGCCGCACGGCGGTGGCGCGCACTCCCAACGCCAAGCGAGACGCGCTGCGGCGGTTCAAGCCGCTGGAGGTGCTGCGAATCGGCGCGCGCGACATCCTGGGCTACGCGGATATGGCGAGGACGGCGCGGGCGATCAGCGACTTCGCGGACGCCTGCGTGCGCATGGCTGTAGAGATCTGCGCGGAGGAGGCGGGGATCCCCGACCCGCCCTTCGCCGTGATCGCCATGGGCAAACTGGGGGGACGCGAGCTGAACTACTCCTCCGATATCGATTTGATCTTCGTTCACGAAGAGCGCCCGGGATTCCAGCCCATGAAGTTCGCCGAAGCGGTGCGCGACACGATGGCGCGCGTGACCGACGCCGGCTTTGTATTCCGTGTCGATCTGCGCCTGCGCCCCGAAGGTCGCTTCGGGGCGCTGTCGCGCTCGGTGGAATCGTGCCGCGCCTACTACGAATCCTGGGCGGAGCCGTGGGAGCGGCAGGCGCTTCTGAAAGCGCGCGGCGTGGCCGGGGATGTCACCGTGGGGGGCGCATTCGTCGGGATGGCGCTGGACTTCGTTTATCCGTCGCGGGTGGAAGAGAGCTTTGTCGCAAGCATTCGGTCCAACAAGCGCCGGATTGAAGAAAAGGCCGAGCGCAGCGGCGATGCGGATGTGAATGTCAAAGAGGGATTTGGCGGTATTCGTGATGTCGAATTCGCCGTCCAGCTCATGCAGCTCGTGGCGGGCGGCAAGAACGAACAGCTTCGCACCGGAAATTCCCTGGAAGCGCTGGACCGTCTGGCCCACGCCGGTTTTATCACACGCGATGAGCATGACATGCTGGCGGAGTCCTACGCGTTTCTGCGCACCGCGGAGCACCGCCTACAGATCATGGACGAACTGCCGATCCGCAATATTCCGCGCGATCCGCATGAGCTCGATAAGTTCGGGCGTCGTTTGGGATACATCGACGGGACGGAGTTCCACGAAGATTATCGCCGCCACACACAGCGCGTCCACGCGCTGTTCACCCGTCTGTTTTACGGCGTGGAGGAAACGTCCAAACCAAAGGATGAGATCGCCGCCTGGGTGCTCGCCCCCGACGATCCGGCGGCGACCGCGCACTTGCGGGAAGAACTGACGCGTCTGGGATTTGCGAACTTCGACGCGGCGATGCGGATCCTGCGGCAAAGCATCGAAGGGTCGGAATATGGGGGCATGGCCCCGGACTCCACGGACTCCTTCGCCGCCATCAGCGGCAGGCTGCTGCGCGCCGCTGGCGAGACGTCCGATCCGGACAGCGCGCTCCTCGGCCTGGACAACCTGGCGCGCGAAGTCCCTTCGCGCTCGGCGCTCTTCCAAACCCTGGCCGAGAGCGACACCCTGTTGCCGCGCCTCTGCCGTCTTGCCGCCGAAGGCCCGGCGGTCTGGCAGCTCTTACTTCAGCATCTGGAGTTCCTCGATCTTCTTGCGGACGAGGAGGTGATGGACAGTCCCTCGCCGCCGCCCGCAAAACTTCCCGCGACGCCCAAAGCGCTGGCGACTTCCGTGCTGCGCGCCCGCCTCCTCTGCGGCGCGCGCGACATCTGGGAGATCCACGATGTGGGGGGAACGATGGCCGAGCTGACGACGATCGCCGAGCGCGCGCTGGAATCGGCGCTGGCGATGGCGCGCGCGGAGCTGGGCTTTGAAGGGCGCTTCGCCGTGATCGGCATGGGCAAGCTGGGCGGCCGTGAGCTCGGGTACGCATCCGATCTGGACGTGCTTTATCTCGCGGATTCCGATGTGCTTGTCCCCGCCGCCAAAGTCGCCGAACGTCTCCAGCAGATCCTGCGTGATGATATCGCCCGCTACGGAATTCGATTCGAGCTGGACGCCCGCCTGCGCCCCGACGGCCGCAAAGGCCAGCTGGTGCTCGACCTAGCGACCTATCGCCGATATTACGCCGATTCGGCCGCCACATGGGAGCGCCAGGCGCTGCTGAAATCCCGCCCGGCGGCGGGGGATGCGAGCCTGGGCGCCGAATTCGCGGCCCTTGCCGCCGGCTTCGTCTACGGCTCGCCTTTGGGAGATACACAGATTGAAGAGATCCGTGCGATGAAGCGTCGAATCGAGAAAGAGCGGACGCAGAGCGCGAACAACCTCAAGCTCTCGCCTGGCGGCATGACCGACATCGAATGGATCGCCCAGCTTCTCCAGCTTCGCTTTGGGCCGAAGAAGCCGCGCCTGCGCAAAACCAGCACGCTGGACGCCCTGCTGGCCCTGCGTGATGACGCAAAGATCCAGCAGGCCGATTGGGAAGTTCTGGACGCCGCTTACAAGGAACTTACGCAGCTTCGCAATCGTCTGTATTTAAGGAGAGGCGTTGGATCCGATACTTTCGAGCCGATGCCGGCGGCGACACAAATGCGAATGCAGCAAGTGCGCGCCCTCGGTTTACGCCTGTTCTACGGAGAAAATATCTAA
- a CDS encoding HD domain-containing phosphohydrolase, with product MIHSQQKTASPRSRALKIGLIAAACAATYETVENLLLLGPSHWRTDVISIVLVGAIAGGVASYLSAFSERMRRRMQQEEEARKWAEEALRRSCECLEGIVEERTQDLAAATEAMRREVEERRESENHLQESQRRMHAILTSAPLVLFAVDAKGVITLSEGQALNSLGLTPGEVVGRSVFELYRDDPQIIDVMHRALSGKRIRETTHVGDIYFDSQFSPEFDEEGRVIGAICVCTDITESVKVEVRYRSIIENAVEGIYQTTMGGRILSANPSMAAILGYDSPDELMESVDHVGRDIYHNPTRRGEFLALIESWGSVSQFDSQVRRKDGEPLWISENARCVRDSEGRVLFYEGTIQDITERRAVEVERERMLAEALAKQDLDPLTGLLNHRAFQKRFDDEATRALEDNYSLAVVVIDLDNFRFFNEVYGYQVGDELLLRVADALRAATRYYDCMARFGGDEFVVLMPGACAEDVASLRARLTQRLEEISYEPPGSESAVPLSVSAGVALFPDEAATRVLTLEMATERLHRAKTGGRDNGVDLLRASLAESVSGFSMLYGLVSAVDNKDRYTRHHSEDVMLYCLEIAEQLGWSSEEKHVLRVAALLHDVGKIGVPDSILRKPGKLTEEEITIIQEHPTLGAIIVGAIPALHPTLDAVRHHHECWNGSGYPAALAGLNIPPMARVMAVADAYSAMTTDRPYRKGMDPMHALEILRSGAGEQWDPECVAAFLSVRLAGEDLAQAA from the coding sequence ATGATCCATTCACAGCAGAAAACCGCATCGCCGCGATCCCGCGCCCTCAAAATCGGCCTGATCGCGGCGGCGTGCGCCGCGACCTACGAAACTGTCGAAAACCTTCTGCTGCTCGGGCCGTCTCATTGGCGGACCGATGTCATTTCCATTGTGCTGGTCGGAGCGATCGCCGGCGGCGTCGCGTCCTATCTGTCGGCGTTCTCCGAACGGATGCGCCGGCGCATGCAGCAGGAGGAAGAAGCGCGCAAGTGGGCCGAGGAGGCTTTGCGCCGCTCCTGCGAATGCCTGGAGGGGATTGTCGAAGAGCGAACACAGGATCTCGCGGCCGCCACCGAGGCGATGCGGCGCGAAGTGGAGGAGCGGCGCGAATCCGAGAACCACTTACAGGAAAGCCAGCGGCGGATGCACGCCATCCTCACCAGCGCTCCGCTGGTTCTGTTCGCCGTCGACGCCAAAGGCGTGATCACGCTCTCGGAAGGCCAGGCTTTGAATTCTCTGGGACTGACCCCCGGCGAAGTCGTCGGCCGATCGGTCTTCGAACTTTATCGCGACGACCCGCAAATTATCGACGTCATGCACCGCGCGCTTTCCGGCAAGAGAATCCGGGAAACGACGCATGTGGGCGATATCTACTTCGACTCGCAGTTCAGCCCGGAGTTCGACGAAGAGGGGCGGGTCATCGGCGCGATCTGTGTCTGTACAGACATCACCGAAAGCGTCAAAGTCGAAGTCCGTTACCGCAGTATTATCGAAAACGCCGTCGAAGGCATCTACCAAACCACCATGGGCGGGCGTATCCTCAGCGCCAATCCCTCCATGGCGGCGATCCTGGGGTATGACAGCCCGGACGAATTGATGGAGTCTGTCGATCACGTCGGCCGGGATATCTATCACAATCCGACCCGGCGCGGCGAGTTCTTGGCGCTGATCGAATCGTGGGGCAGCGTCAGCCAGTTCGACTCGCAGGTGCGCCGTAAGGATGGCGAGCCGCTGTGGATTTCCGAGAATGCGCGCTGCGTACGCGATTCCGAAGGCCGTGTGCTCTTTTACGAGGGAACGATTCAGGACATCACCGAGCGCCGGGCAGTGGAGGTGGAGCGTGAGCGGATGCTCGCCGAAGCGCTCGCCAAACAGGATTTGGACCCGCTGACGGGCCTGCTCAACCATCGCGCCTTCCAAAAGCGTTTCGACGATGAAGCGACGCGCGCGCTGGAGGATAACTATTCCCTCGCCGTCGTTGTCATCGATCTGGACAACTTCCGGTTCTTCAACGAAGTCTACGGCTATCAGGTCGGCGACGAATTGCTGCTGCGTGTCGCCGACGCCCTGCGGGCCGCGACTCGCTACTACGACTGCATGGCCCGCTTCGGCGGCGACGAGTTCGTTGTCCTGATGCCCGGCGCCTGCGCCGAGGATGTGGCGTCGCTGCGCGCCCGCCTTACCCAGCGCCTGGAAGAGATCAGCTATGAGCCGCCGGGCTCGGAGAGCGCCGTCCCGCTCAGCGTCTCCGCCGGAGTGGCGCTGTTCCCGGACGAAGCCGCCACGCGTGTGCTGACGCTGGAGATGGCGACGGAGCGCCTGCACCGGGCGAAGACCGGCGGGCGCGACAACGGCGTCGATCTGCTGCGGGCGTCGCTCGCCGAATCGGTCAGCGGCTTCTCGATGCTTTACGGCCTGGTCAGCGCGGTGGACAACAAGGATCGCTACACGCGCCATCACTCGGAAGACGTGATGCTGTATTGTCTGGAGATCGCCGAACAGCTCGGCTGGTCCTCCGAAGAAAAGCACGTACTGCGCGTCGCCGCGCTTCTGCACGACGTCGGCAAGATCGGCGTCCCCGATTCCATCCTGCGCAAGCCCGGTAAGCTGACGGAAGAAGAGATTACGATCATTCAGGAGCATCCCACGCTCGGCGCCATCATCGTCGGCGCCATTCCCGCCCTGCATCCCACGCTGGACGCCGTGCGCCACCACCACGAATGCTGGAACGGATCGGGATATCCCGCCGCGCTCGCCGGCCTGAACATCCCGCCCATGGCCCGCGTCATGGCCGTCGCCGACGCCTACAGCGCCATGACCACCGACCGCCCATACCGCAAGGGCATGGACCCGATGCACGCCCTGGAAATCCTGCGCAGCGGGGCAGGGGAGCAATGGGACCCCGAATGCGTCGCCGCCTTCCTCAGCGTCCGCCTTGCCGGCGAAGACCTCGCGCAAGCGGCGTAA
- a CDS encoding nuclease-related domain-containing protein, with amino-acid sequence MRIEGTLAVAGVGGGVLLWSEAAHFGGYGFAAAAFLALGGVNIGVKAMRNYNRYLRGAEGEETALTTLKSLPDGYSCVANFVVPGTHQGDADLLVIGPFGVLVVEVKTYTGHYTCHGDAWFRLHDDGVRQPMRSSVSKQLKRNRKAVQHYLVDCDMEAPVHGVVVFPDTLKLDCVHPTIPMVRLSGLLEHVQKLSAPSGGLNTLELEKLFGPSISNAGEAIAPLGAHAPNPTLPGVPS; translated from the coding sequence ATGCGTATTGAAGGAACCCTCGCGGTGGCGGGAGTCGGCGGCGGTGTGCTCCTCTGGTCCGAGGCGGCGCATTTTGGCGGCTACGGATTCGCGGCGGCCGCTTTCCTCGCGCTGGGCGGCGTCAACATCGGCGTCAAGGCCATGCGTAACTACAATCGTTATCTGCGCGGCGCGGAAGGCGAGGAGACGGCGCTGACGACGCTCAAATCGCTGCCGGACGGCTACTCCTGCGTCGCCAATTTTGTCGTTCCCGGCACGCACCAGGGCGACGCCGATCTGCTCGTGATCGGTCCCTTCGGCGTTCTGGTGGTCGAGGTCAAAACTTACACCGGTCACTATACCTGCCACGGCGACGCCTGGTTCCGCCTGCACGACGACGGTGTGCGCCAGCCGATGCGCAGCAGTGTCTCGAAACAATTGAAACGCAACCGCAAGGCGGTCCAGCACTATCTGGTGGATTGCGATATGGAAGCGCCGGTCCATGGCGTCGTCGTGTTTCCGGACACTCTCAAACTGGACTGCGTGCATCCCACGATTCCGATGGTGCGTTTGTCGGGGCTCCTGGAGCACGTTCAGAAGCTTTCCGCGCCATCCGGCGGCTTGAATACTTTGGAGCTTGAAAAACTGTTCGGTCCCTCAATTTCGAATGCGGGTGAAGCGATTGCGCCGCTGGGAGCGCACGCTCCAAATCCCACTCTCCCAGGTGTCCCATCATGA